The sequence TGCTGAAGCACACCGAAAACAATCCGCACGATCAGGTGTTCACGCTGCACGCGGAACTCGAAGGGCAAAAGCTCGCGCCGATCTTCGAACAGCTGCTGGAGGGCTGGCGCGCGCAAGGTCACACCTTCGCGACCATGGGTGATTATTACGCCACGCTAGACCGCAGCACGCTGCCATCGTACCCTGTTACGTGGGGCGAAATTCCAGGCCGCTCCGGCGAGTTGATTGTCCAACCCTGACGGGTCAATCCATCGCCGGACCTGACGGCCAGGCCACCGCGCGAACGTACACGGCGCCGGCCGACCTCCCCAAAAGCCTCGATGCCAGGCCGACGCCACAGCAACACCCGGCGCCGGCCATAACAACCGGAGAACCTCGTGCCAATCGCAGTCGACCAACCCATCCCCGACTTTACCGCCCCCGCTACCGGTGGCGAAATCACGCTGTCCAAGCTGCGGGGCAAGAAGGTGGTGCTGTATTTCTATCCGAAGGACAACACGCCGGGCTGCACGACCGAAGGTCTGCAATTCCGCGATCTGTATCCGAAGTTCAAGAAGGCCGGCGCGGAAATTCTCGGCGTGTCGCGCGACAGCCTGCGCTCCCATGACAACTTCAAGGCAAAGCTCGAATTGCCGTTTCCGTTGATCTCGGACCCCGAAGAAACCTTGTGTACGCTCTTCGGCGTCATGAAATTGAAGAAAATGTATGGCAAAGAAGTACGTGGGATCGAACGCTCCACGTTCCTGATCGACGCCGAAGGCGTGCTGCGCCAGGAGTGGCGTGGCGTGAAAGTGCCAGGGCACGTCGATGACATTCTGGAGGCTGTACAAGCGCTTTGAGGCGCGTTATATTGGGTTCCAATGAGTGCCTGTCCACCCCATACTTTTCGTCGCTGCGCCAGACTTGACGGCCGTTTTTTCGGTTCCGTCGAAGTCATGAGGCGCAACGCGATAACCGAAGGCGAGCCGCTTGTCCCGTACGCCGGGGCGGCGGCTTTTTTAATTGCGCGCAGCCGATCGTTCACTCGGCTACGCGTTTCCGTTAAGGAGCCGATCGAAGACCAGGCGAACCGGCATCTCTAGACCGAATGCGCGCCTCCGGGCGCAAACTGCGTGCGCACTCACTGGCACCGGCAGAATGCGACAGGCGGCGCACGAAATGTGACCCGAATAATTCGAGGGAAACCATGCCTTTGCCTACCCCCCCCAGCAAGCTCGGCAATCTCCTGCCGCCTGACGAATACAAGGCTAAAGCCGCCACGCCGGCGCGCTCCGCCGCGAAGAAACAGGCAGTCGGAGGGGAATCAGCAGAGTCGGCCGATTATGGCCGCGCGAACGTCGCCACACCGATGGCGCACGCCGCCAATGCCGCGACCACCTTGCGGCCCGTGCCGGCATCGTCGGCCTCCCCTGTTGCGTCTGCATCCGCCGAGCAAGCTGCACCGGCGCGCGACGCAGGAGCGCGCGGTCGCAAATCGAAGCAGACCGCCGCCTTGCTGCAACCGGTTCCCGCTGCCCGTCCGCAAGCCGAGCCGGCCGCTTCTGCCACACCCGCTGCCGCGCCCGCTGCCAAATCGCAGCCGGTCGTCGCCCGCGCGCCAAGCGCGAAAGACCCGGTCGCCAGCGAGCCCGCAGCCGTCGCACCCAGCACGCGCGGCACCAGCAAGAAGCGCGGCACGTCCGCCGACCCGCTCGAAATGCAGAAGCTTTTCGTGCTCGACACGAACGTGCTGATGCACGATCCAAGCTGCCTGTTCCGTTTCGAGGAACACGACGTCTATCTGCCGATGATGACGTTGGAAGAACTGGACAACCACAAGAAGGGCATGTCCGAAGTCGCGCGTAACGCTCGCCAGGTGAGCCGCACGCTGGACGCGTTGGTGGCGAACGCCGGCAACATCTCGGACGGCATTTCGCTTGCGCGTCTCGGCAGCCGCGAGGCATCCGGGCGCCTGTACTTCCAGACCAAGCTCACCGCCATCGAGCCGGTCGAAGGCCTGCCGGAAGGCAAGGCCGACAACCAGATTCTCGGCGTGGTGCGTGCGTTGCAGCGCGACCGGATGGATCGCCAGGTCGTGCTGGTGTCGAAAGACATCAACATGCGCATCAAGGCGCACGCGCTCGGCCTGCCCGCGGAAGATTACTTCAACGACCAGGTGCTCGAAGACAGCGATCTGCTGTACTCGGGCATCCGCGCGCTGCCGCAGGATTTCTGGACCAAGCACGCGAAGGGCATGGAGAGCTGGCAGGACACCAAAACCGGCACCACGTATTACCGTGTGACGGGTCCGCTGTGCGCCTCGATGCTGGTCAACGAGTTCGTCTATCTCGAGCCGCAAAACGGCGAGCCGGCGTTTCATGCGCTGGTGCGCGAACTGAACGGCAAGACGGCGCTGCTGCAAACCTTGCGCGACTACGGCCACCACAAGAACAACGTGTGGGGCATCACGGCGCGCAATCGCGAGCAGAACTTCGCCCTGAACCTGTTGATGAATCCGGAGATCGACTTCGTCACGCTGCTAGGTCAGGCGGGTACCGGCAAGACGCTGGTCGCGCTCGCGGCGGGCCTCGCGCAAGTGCTCGACGACAAGCGCTACAACGAGATCATCGTGACGCGCGCCACGGTGCCGGTCGGTGAAGACATCGGCTTTCTGCCGGGTACGGAAGAGGAAAAAATGCAGCCGTGGATGGGTGCATTCGACGACAACCTCGAAGTCCTGCAGAAAACCGACGACGCCGCCGGCGAATGGGGCCGCGCCGCGACTCAGGAGTTGATCCGCTCGCGCCTGAAGGTCAAGAGCATGAACTTCATGCGCGGCCGTACGTTCGTGGACAAGTATCTGATCATCGACGAGGCGCAAAACCTGACGCCGAAGCAGATGAAGACGCTGGTCACGCGTGCCGGTCCGGGTACGAAGATCATTTGTCTCGGCAATATCGCGCAGATCGATACGCCTTACCTGACCGAAGGCAGCTCGGGTCTGACCTACGTGGTCGATCGCTTCAAGGGCTGGGCGCACAGCGGGCATGTGACGCTGGCGCGCGGCGAGCGCTCGCGTCTGGCGGATTACGCGTCGGAAATTCTTTAAGTTTCAACGCTTTAGTTTTACCGCAAAGCCGCGTCCGGATCACTCCGGACGCGGCTTTTTTATTGGCCGCACGTTCCGTTCCGGCCACACTTAGCGCACAAACTTCATGTAATTTGTCAAGAATTCTTGCCTGAGCCATGTTCGACGGGCTACCATCCCGGCATCGTCCGCCATTAAACGAGCGTTTGCCGCTCCCTTCGTCTTCATGCGCCGACTCGCCTGTTCGCTGCTGACCGTTTTGCTGCTCGCTGCTTGCGCCGGCGCGCCGCAAAAGACGTCGCGCGGGCCGGGTTCGTCGGTCGTGGTCACGAACGGCGCTTATCATGCACCGCCACCAGGCTTCCCGAATTTCGTCGACCACAGTATCGGGCGCGAGGAAATCTCAATCCAGGCGATGAGTCTGGTCGGCATTCCATACCGCTGGGGTGGCAATACGCCCGATAGCGGCTTCGATTGCAGCGGATTGGTTCGCTATGTGGTGTCACGTGCTGCTTCCGTGAATCTGCCGCGGACAACCGCGGATATGAGCGGCCGCGGCGAATCGATCGAACCGGATGAAATCGCGCCGGGCGATCTGATTTTCTTCAACACTACCGGGCGCGCGCATTCGCACGTCGGCATTTATGTGGGCAAGCTGCGCTTTGTCAACGCGCCGTCGACGGGCGGCACCGTGCGGCTCGACTATCTGACCAATCCTTATTGGGCCAAGCGCTTCGACGGTATTCGTCGCGTTGCGTCGCCGGTTGCGACACCCGCGCCGTTCGATACACCGAGCTATCAGGCTGCGGCGCCGCAACCCGAGCGCGTCGCGCCGGTGGCCCAGGTAGCACCGGTTTATGCGGGTGCCTCGGCGACCCTTCAGGCGCCGCTGACTGCAGCCGCCCAACCTGCGGTCGCGACGGCTGCCGCGCCGGCACCGCAAGCTGATCCGTTCGAACCGCCGCCGCCCGGCATGAGTGCCGCGCAGATGCAGGCACGCGCGGCAGGCGCGGTGTCTCCGGCGCCCGTTCCGGCCGCTCAAGCGAGTACGTACGACGCCGCCGCGGGCGCTGCGAATCAGCAGGTGGCTGCGCGCGCCGAATCGCCAACGGCTGCCGCCCGCGCGCCCGATTCGATCGATGCTGCCGCCGATGCGTTCGAGCCGCCTCCACCTGCTTCGGTCGCCGCGCGCCAGGCCCAGCAAGCTCAGCAAGCCGATGGGAATGCAGGCGTGCAGATCATGCGCGCCTCAACGGCCTCACGCGGCATCCCTGCCCCCACGCAAACCACCGACGACCCGATCGCACGCTTCGCCAACGGCAACTTCTAACCGTCGCTAGCCCATCCCCGCTGCGCTGCCGATCTGCTATCGTCATCGATATTCTTCTGACAGCGGGCGGTAACGATGGATCTCGGGCTGAAAGACAAGGTGGTGTTGATCACGGGCGGCAGCAAAGGGATCGGGCTCGCCTGCGCCCGAGCCTTCGCTCTGGAAGGGGCAAAAGTGGCGATCGTTTCGCGCGACCCCGCCAATCTCGCACGCGCTTATGAACAGTTGAAGCAAGAGGGTCTGCACGTGCATCGGACGCGCGCCGACCTGCACGAACCGCACAGTGCCGCGGACATCGTCGAGGAAGTCAGCACTGCGGTCGGCCCCATCGACGTGCTGATCAACAGCGCCGGCGCAGCCCGCCGCTATGACCCGGAAACGCTGGATGCCGATGCATTCCGCGCGACCATGGAAGCCAAGTATTTCCCCTACATCTACCCGCAGCAGGAAGTGCTCCGGCGCATGGCCGAGCGTGTGAAGGCCGGGGACGGCGCCGCACCCGGCACGATCGTCAACATCATCGGCATGGGCGGCAAGATCGCGAGCGATATCCATATCGCCGGCGGTGCCGCGAATGCCGCGTTGATGCTTGCCACCGTCGGCCTCGCTCACTACTACGCGCGCTACGGCATCCGCATCAATGCCATCAATCCGGGCGCGACACTGACCGAGCGCGTCGAGGAAGCGGTCAAGCTGGAAGCGTCGCAGCAAGGCATTGAAAGCGCGGACGCGTTGGCGCGCGGGCAGGCTAAAGTGCCGCTCGGACGCTATGCAAAACCGGAGGAAATCGCTGACGTCGCGCTGTTTCTGGCGAGCCGCCGCGCGAGCTATGTGACGGGCGCGATCGTCCCGATGGATGGAGGCAGCACGCCGTTGATCTGAGCGGCGCGCTTTATTTGCAGCTTTAGGGCTGGGAGGCCCGGTGCTTTTGGCTCCGGGCTCCGGGCTCCGGGCTCCGTGGCAGAGCATCGAAACCTGAAAACGTGCGGACGGCCTTTGCCGTCCGCATTGCATTTACAGAAAGCGGTGGCCAAGCCACCAGGCAGCCGCGGCGAGCGCCGCGGAGGCCGGAATCGTCAGAATCCACGCCCAGACGATGTTGCCGGCCACCCCCCAACGCACCGCGCTCAACTTCTGCGTCGCGCCGACACCAACGATCGCGCCGGTAATCGTATGCGTGGTGGACACCGGGATGCCGAGCCACGACGCCGTAAACAGCGTGATCGCACCGCCCGTCTCCGCGCAAAAACCGCCAACCGGCTTCAGCTTGGTGATCTTCTGACCCATGGTGCGGACAATCCGCCAGCCGCCGAACAACGTACCGATACCCATCGACAGATAGCAGCCGCCGATCACCCACAGCGGCGGTGCGTCCGCGATCGATGACGCGTAGCCAGTCGCGATCAGCAGCATCCAGATGATACCGATGGTTTTCTGCGCGTCGTTACCGCCGTGGCCGAGGCTATACAAGCCTGCGGAGACCAGTTGCAGGCGCCGGAACCGCCGGTCGACCTTGCTGGGTGGCGTGCGGAAATAGATCCACGACACCGCCAGCATGAAGAATGAGCCGAGTACGAAACCGAGCAGCGGCGAGATGAAAATGAAGGCAACCGTCTTCATCAATCCGTCGATATTGAGCGACCCCCAGCCCGACTTGGCGAGCGCCGCGCCCACCAGTCCACCGATCAACGCATGCGACGAGCTGGACGGAATACCGTAATGCCATGTGATGATGTTCCAGCCGATCGCCCCGACCAACGCCCCAAAAATGACGTAGTGGTCGACGATATGCGGATCGATCGTGCCCTTGCCGACCGTCTGCGCCACTTTCAGGTGGAACACGAAATACGCGATAACGTTGAACGCCGCCGCGAAGGCCACGGCCTGCTGCGGCTTGAGCACACCGGTCGACACGACCGTGGCGATCGAATTCGCCGCGTCGTGGAAGCCGTTCATGAAGTCGAAAATCAGCGCGACGACGACCAGGCCGACAACGACCCAGATTGCGAGTTGTATCGATTGCATTATGCGTTTTCCAGCACGATGCCTTCGATAATGTTCGCCACGTCCTCACACTTGTCGGTGATGGTTTCGAGCAGTTCGTAGATCGCCTTCAGCTTGATCAGCGTCTTGACGTTGTCTTCTTCGCGGAAGAGTTTCGACATGGCCGAGCGCAGCACGCGGTCGGCTTCCGATTCCAGACGGTCGATGTCCTCGCACGCCTTCAGGATCTGGCTCGCCTGCTTCATGTCCGACAGCAGGCCGACGGCGAACTGCACGCGCTCGGAGGTGGCCGTACAGATGTGCGCCAGCTGGCTCGCTTCGGAGGTCACCGCCTGCACGTCGTACAGCGAGATAGCGGTGGCGACGTCCTCCATCAAATCGAGGATGTCGTCCATCGTGGTGATCAGCTTGTGGATCTCGTCGCGGTCGAGCGGCGTGATGAAGGTCTTGTGCAGCAGATCGATGGCTTCGTGCGTGAGCTTGTCAGCAGCCTTCTCGGCCTTCTGCACGTTTTGCTTGTGGGTCTCGGCGTTCTGCAGATTGTCGATCAGCAGCTCGAGTTCACGACTGGCCGAGACGATGCACGTTGCGTGCGCATTGAAAATTTCAAAGAACTTGCCCTCGGTGGGCATGAATCGACCGAACATTGGGATCCCGAAAATTGGTCACATTATGGCTGACATAAAACCGCCACATTGTACCGTTCCGGGATCGATGTCGCACTTTTGAAAGCGTCGTTACAACAGGTCCAGCAGCTATCTCAGCAGTTACCGCCTTACTCGCTATAGAAATTCTGCGCGCCGGCAAAATTGTCGAACTTCGTGAATTGTCCATGGAACGTGAGTCGAACAGGACCGATCGGACCATTCCGCTGCTTACCGATGATAATCTCCGCGGTGCCCTTGTCCGGGCTGTCCGGGTTGTACACCTCATCGCGGTAAATGAACAGAATGACGTCCGCATCCTGTTCGATAGCGCCGGATTCGCGCAAGTCGGACATGATCGGCCGCTTGTTCGGGCGCTGTTCGAGACCCCGGTTGAGCTGCGACAGCGCGATCACGGGTACGTCGAGTTCTTTGGCGAGACTCTTCAGCGAACGCGAGATTTCCGAGATTTCGGTTGCGCGGTTTTCACCCGACGACGAACCGCTCATCAGCTGCAAATAGTCGATGATGATCAGACCGAGCTTGCCGCACTGACGCGACAGCCGACGCGCGCGCGAACGCAGTTCCATCGGGTTCAGGCCGCCGGTTTCGTCGATGAAAATCTGCGCCTCGCTCATTTTCTGCACCGCGTGCGTGAGCTTCGGCCAATCCTCATCGGTCAAGCGCCCGGTCCGCATGCGGTGCTGGTCGAGCCGGCCGACCGAGCCCAGCATACGCATCGTCAGTTGCGAGCCCGGCATTTCCATGGAGAACACGGCGACCGGCAGGCCATACTCGACCGCCACGTATTCGCCGACGTTCATCGAAAACGCCGTTTTACCCATCGACGGGCGACCCGCCACGATGATCAGCTCGCCGCCGTGCATACCGGAGGTCATCCGGTCCAGGTCGACAAAGCCGGTCGGTGTGCCGGTCACGTCGCTCGGATTGGCGGTGTGATACAGCGTGTCGATGCGCTCGACCACCTCGGTCAGGAGCGGCCCGATTTCCAGAAAGCCCTGCGTGCCGCGCGCGCCGTCTTCAGCGATCGAAAACACCTTCGATTCGGCCTCGTCCAGCAACTGGCGGACTTCCTTACCCTGCGGGTTGAAAGCGTCGGCAGAAATTTCATCGGCCACGGACACGAGGCGGCGCAGCACCGCGCGATCGCGCACGATTTCCGCGTAGCGGCGGATATTGGCCGCGCTCGGCGTGTTCTGCGCCAGCGCGTTCAGGTACGCGAGACCGCCAACCTCTTCCGCCTTGCCCGAGGTGCCGAGCGCCTCGTACACGGTAATCACGTCCGCCGGACGCGTCGCCGCGATCAGCTTGCCGATGTGCTCGAAAATGATGCGGTGGTCGTATCGGTAAAAATCGCTCTGCGACAGGAAGTCGGCGATGCGGTCCCATGCCGCGTTGTCGAGCAGCAGGCCGCCCAGCACCGACTGCTCGGCTTCGATCGAATGCGGCGGGACTTTCAGCGACTCGATTTGGGGATCTTTGGACGGTGCGTTCATGGAGAGGAATTATCGGGTAAATCGAGCGCGCGCGGGCGGGGGAAAAACTAAAAACGGGCACAAAAAAAGGCAGGGGCCAGTCACCCGGCCCCTGCCTTTTGCCAGCAACAACCTGGCAGATGCTACACGATGCTTAGACGTGTTCGCCGATCACAGCCACGTTGACATCGACGATGACGTCGGTGTGCAGCGAGATCTGAACAGCGTGCTCGCCAACCAGCTTCAGCGGGCCTTCCGGCAGACGCACTTGCGCCTTTTCCACTGCGAAGCCAAGCTTAACCAGTGCGTCAGCGATGTCCGCGTTCGTCACCGAACCAAACAGACGGCCGTCGACGCCAGCCTTCTGATTGATCTGAACCGTCGAGCCTGCCAGCTTTTCGCCTTGAGCTTGAGCGATAGCCAGCTTTTCAGCGGCGATCTTTTCGAGTTCTGCGCGGCGAACTTCGAATTCAGCCAGGGCTTCCTTCGTTGCACGGCGAGCTTGCTTGTTCGGGATCAGGAAGTTACGTGCGTAACCGTCCTTGACCTTCACGATATCGCCCAGGTTGCCCAGATTGACGACTTTTTCCAGAAGAATAATTTGCATTCGGATACTCCTTATCGCGTCGTCGGGTTAGGCCTTGTGCTGGTCGGTGTACGGCACCAGCGCGAGGAAACGTGCGCGCTTGATTGCCGTATCCAGCTGGCGTTGATAATGCGACTTCGTACCCGTGAGACGCGCCGGCGTGATCTTGCCGTTTTCGCCGATGAAGTCCTTCAGCGTTTCGAGGTCCTTGTAGTCGATGTGATCGACGTTAGCGGCCGTGAAACGGCAGAACTTCTTGCGCTTGAAGAGCGGATTTTGTTGCTGACGACGCTTGTCGAATTTCTTACCAGTCGGGCGGGGCATGTTCAGTCCTTTCCAATGTCCTGCAATTCTGTGATGTGAAATACCAGAGTTCTTGCGTTGCGGTGCTTTTTCGCCAGAAAGCCTGTGAAGAGCGTTTCTACGCCCATCTGACAGCCTTCCAGCTTACCGCTCGCCTCACCTGCGGCTACCGCCTGCATGGTCAGTTCGACTTGCCGGGCAATGCCGGCTTCGACGACTTCCGTGCGGTGGTGCAACGTGCAACCTGCAATCGGAACGCCGGCGGGGGTGTACCGCACCGGTTCGCGTTCGACGACGCTGGCCGTAAGCTGCAGCCGATTCATGTAACCTTTGGCGAAAGCGACGCTTGTTCTGATAGCTTAAATAGTGTGTCTTAAGCCTGCGCTTCGGACGGTTGCGTAGCAGCCGACTTCTTGGCTTCTTCGCGCTGCACTTCCTTCATCATCGGCGACGGGCCGGTTTCGGCCTTCTTCATCTTGACGATCAGGTGACGCAGAACAGCGTCGTTGAACTTGAATGCGTGTTCCAGCTCGTCGAGCGTGGTTTGATCGCATTCGATGTTCATGCAGACGTAGTGAGCCTTCGCGAGTTTCTCGATCATGTAGGCCAGTTGGCGACGGCCCCAGTCTTCGATACGGTGGATCTGGCCACCGTGCGAGGTGATCGTGCTCTTGTAACGCTCGATCATGGCGGGCACTTGCTCGCTCTGATCGGGATGCACGATAAAGACGATTTCATAATGACGCATACACACTCCTTGTGGATTAAAGCCACCCGGGCGTCGGAACCGGTGTGGCAAGTGAGAAGCCAAAGAGTGTAACCCGATTAGGGCCGGGTTGCAAGATATCCCGTTAATCTGGCACGTGAATCGGGTGTGTTTTCAAGGGTTTAGGACGCAGCGGACAACCGGAGGACAGACGGTCGCCACGCGTGCGCGCCCGGAAACATCCCCGCCGGATCGCGCACGCGCCGCCCGCTCAGCCCCCCTCAGTCTGCTCGCTGCCGCCTGCCAGACGGGCTTTCAGCGCCGTTTCAAGCCCGCTGAGCGCGTCCGGCGCGGCGTCGGTGACGGCCCACCAGATCATCCCCTGCGCGTTCCAGTGCGCGAGCGAGTAACCCTCGCGGGTCTGCGCCATCGAAGGTCCAGCGGCCGCTTCTCGTCCAGCATCGGCGGAGCGTGCTTCCGGAAACACATAGACGTCGATGATGTGCTTCTGATAGCGGTACACCAACACCGCCACCCGCTGATGCGCGATGTAATCCAGGCGGCCGCCTTCAAGCGGAAAACCGTTCGCCGCGAGGTCCTCGACCGGCGGCGAGTAGTCGATCCGGCCGTTGAACCACGGCTTGACCGTGTGCCGGTCAGTCGAAATGACGTCGATGTCGTGACCGGACATTTGCGCCCGCACATGGCTTTCAACCAGTTCATCGGCGAACCCGCCGCCTTGTGTCGGACGATGCTGGTTCATGGTCACGCCGACCGCCACCGCCCCGAGGGCGACCACCAGCGCGACGAGCCAGCCCTGCCCAATGGTAGCGCCGGTGCCTGCCCCCCCGCCGGGCCGCCCCATCGCACCTTGCGGACGCCACCAGCCGTTCAGCCAGTTACCCAGCCAGCTTCGCTTCGGCTTCGGCTGCGCAGCGGCCCGTGGGGCTTCAATGGGCTCGTGGGCGACGCTATCGCCCGCCGGGAGGGCAGCTAGAATCCGCGCCCGCAGGGCATCCGGCGCGCGATGATAAGGCTGTGCGCGCAGCGCCTCGCTCAGCGCATGCAGGTTTTCGCTTTCGCGCCGGCAGGCGTCGCAGCTCTCGATGTGCTGCTGGACGCGCTGCGCATCCGGCGCGGGCAATTCGTGGTCGGCGTTCGCATCGAGGAGCGGCCGCGCTTCGTTACAGTCCATCTGGCGTCTCCTGAGTTAAGCCGGCAGCGCTTGCGCCGGGGTTGTTGGATGGACGGCCGTTGGAGGCCGCCCGCAGTGGCGTGACAGACGCCGTGGGTGTCGTGCCGGCACCCGGCATGGTGGCGCGCGGCGCACCGCCCCCTCCCGGGAGCCCGGACGCCGGAAGCCCGGACGCCGGTAGGCCGGCCCCTTGCTTCGCCATCAGCAGCGCGGCCAACTTGCGCCGGCCCCGCGCGAGCCGCGACATCACCGTGCCGATCGGCACATCGGCCACCATGGCGATCTCCCGGTAACCCATCTCTTCGAGCTCCCGCAGGATCAGCACCTCGCGATACTCGACCGGCAACTGCGCCAGCGCCTCGTGCACGAGCTTCGTGTCTTCATCGCGGATCAGGAGCGTCTGCGGATCGGCGCCGCCCGCGCTCCAGCCGTCGAAGGTCGCCTCGTCCATGGTGTCGTCGAACTCGACCACCTCGTGCGACGACGCGCGCCGCCGCCATTCCGTGTACCAGGTGCGGCGCACGATCGCGAGCAGCCACGGCCGCGCAGAGTCGCCACGGAACGTGTCGAAGAAACGAAACGCGCGCATGAATGCTTCCTGCACGACATCGTCGGCATCGTTGGCGTTACCGCATAGCCAGCGCGCAAGGTTGTACGCGGCGTCGAGATGCGGGAGCGCCAGTTCCTGAAAACGGCGGTTCCTCGCTGCATCGGCGTCGTGCGCGCGGGCGGCATTTGAATCGGGTTGACCCACCTCGGCCCTCCGGGGCATTGCGGCTAAGCTGTTGACTCGTCATCCAACATGACCGGCCGCATACCGAGTTTATTCCCGCCATCGCGTGAAATCCGCGAAAAACTACCTTACCCCCGCATTCAATAGGCCGGGCGATTCCAGTAATCCTCGCTGGCATACACTTCTTTCAGATAATCGATGAAGTAAC comes from Burkholderia sp. GAS332 and encodes:
- a CDS encoding RNA polymerase sigma-70 factor, ECF subfamily — its product is MGQPDSNAARAHDADAARNRRFQELALPHLDAAYNLARWLCGNANDADDVVQEAFMRAFRFFDTFRGDSARPWLLAIVRRTWYTEWRRRASSHEVVEFDDTMDEATFDGWSAGGADPQTLLIRDEDTKLVHEALAQLPVEYREVLILRELEEMGYREIAMVADVPIGTVMSRLARGRRKLAALLMAKQGAGLPASGLPASGLPGGGGAPRATMPGAGTTPTASVTPLRAASNGRPSNNPGASAAGLTQETPDGL